In Ornithinibacter aureus, the genomic stretch AGCGCACTCACAGTCTCGCGCGATCCTTCGGCTGAACGGACACAACGTGCCAGTCAGTTGGGTACGGGTGCTCAAATCCCGTGTTGCACGTTCCCCCGCGGTCAGCCTATCGCTACCGTCAGCGCTGTGACGACTTCTTCTGCCCCCGCCGGAGCCATGGACGCCGCTGGCCCCACCGCCCTCGACGTGGCCGGGCCCACCTCGAAGCGCAAGATCTTCGCGTGGGGGATGTGGGACTGGGGGAGCCAACCGTTCAACACGGTCATCACGACCTTCGTGTTCTCCGTCTACATCACGAGCTCGAGCTTCGGCGCCACCAACGCGACGTCGACGGCCCTGGCCATCTCGACGGCGATCGCCGGGCTGTTCGTCGCCCTGCTGGCCCCGGTCCTCGGGCAGAATTCGGACCGCTCCGGGCGCACGGTGCGCAACCTGCGCCTGCAGACCTGGCTGCTCGCGGGGTTGTCCGCGTCGCTGTTCGTCGTGAAGCCCGAGCCTGCGTTCCTGTGGGTCGGGCTGATCCTGCTCGGGGTCGGCTCCGTCGTCTCCGAGATCGCCGGGGTCAACTACAACGCGACGATCGACCAAGTGGCCACGGGGAAGACCGTGGGGCGTGTGTCCGGCTTCGGGTGGGGGATGGGCTACCTCGGCGGCATCATCGTGCTGCTCGCGCTGTACTTCCTCCTCATCCAGCCCGAGGTCGGCCTGTTCGGCGTGACCGACACCGACGGCATGGACATCCGGGTGTCGATGCTCCTGTGTGGGCTGTGGACCCTGATCTTCACCATCCCCGCCTTCCTCGTCCTGAAGGACCGGCCACGACCCCAGGCACCTCGCGTGGGTGTGAAGGACTCCTACCGCCTGGTCTGGGCCTCGATCCGGGGCCTGTGGACCACCTCGCGGCACACCGTGTACTTCCTGCTCGCCTCAGCGCTGTTCCGGGACGGCCTCGCGGGAGTGTTCGCCTTCGGGGCGATCCTCGCCGCCGGGACGTTCGGTCTGTCCGCCGGAGACGTCATCGTCTTCGGCGCGGCCGCCAACATCGTCGCCGGCTTCGCGACCATGGGCTTCGGGATGCTCGATGACCGGCTCGGCCCCAAGCGGGTCATCCTCATCTCGCTCGGGGCCCTGGTCATCCTCGGCATCGCCATCTTCGTCCTGCACGACGGTGGGCCGTCGACGTTCTGGGTGCTCGGCCTCCTGATGACCGTGTTCGTCGGGCCGGCCCAGGCGGCGTCGCGAAGCTTCCTGGCACGCCTGATCCCCGAGGGCAAGAACGGCGAGATCTTCGGCCTGTACGCCACGACGGGACGCGTCGTCTCGTTCCTGTCACCCGCGGCGTTCGGGGTGTTCATCGCCATCGGTGCCGCGGTGACCGGTCAGGAGAACACCCAGTACTGGGGGATCCTGGGCATCGTGCTCATCCTCGCCGCCGGGTTCGCGGTCATGCTGCCGGTCAAGGAGCACGGCGAGCACAGCGTGAGCTGACGGCCGGCTGGGTCAGCCGGCGAACTCGAAGTGCCAGGGCTCGGGCTTGCGACCATCGGCAGCAGCCCACGAGGGGTGGAACCAGCCGAACAGCGGCCCGTTCTGCTTCATCCAGCGGTGTGCCGGAGAACTGAAGTCCTGGACCCCACCACACAGGTCGAGTGCTCGACCCAGCCCGTGGTTGCTGGTGCCGGGTGTCGCCGCGAAGTGACCACGCTTGGCCTTGATGGCGATCTGCCCCGCGAGCGAACGATACGAGTCCGTGACACAGAGCGGCTCACCCGTCTGTGCCGCGTAGCTCTTGCTCAGGGCGTTGAACGCCGCAGCGGCCGCGGGGCTGAGGCTCTCTCCCGGCGCGCCCCAGAGCGGGCAGAGGGCACTCGGCGGGTAGAGGCCGTTGGGGTACAGGCCGGTGTCGTCGGTGCATGGCTCACCGATGTCGGTGACCTCACCGGACGCCGCGAAGAGTGCGTCGCGCAGGCGTTCGGCTGCGGCCTTGGCCTTGGGGGAGCGGGCGCCCACGAGGACCGCGGCGATCGGGCCGGCCTTCTCCACCTCTTCGATCTGAAGGGCCCGCAGCTCACCGACGAGTTCACGCTGGGCGGCGACGACCTCAGTGAGGGCGGAGCTCTCCGACTGGATCTTCGCGGTCGCGGCCGCCGCCTCGGTGACCGCGGCCTCTGAGGCGGCCGTCAGTCGGACCTGCTCCGCGGTGAGGACCCGGACGTCCTGGAGGGCACGGGTGCGCTGTTCGGTCAGGTAGGACAGGTCACCGAGGGGATCGCCGATGTCTTCGGCTCGCGACGCCATCGCCTCGATCATGAACGCGACGTCGGAACTGCCTGCGCCGCCGGAGTACACGAGGAAGACCCACTCGCGGACCACGTCTCGCGCCTTCTCGAGCTTGGCGTCCAGCACCTCGAGGTCGGCCTTGGCGCGCGCCGCCTCCTCGATGGACCCTCGCTCACTCTCCCTCGCCGCTGCCATGGACTCGAGCAGGGCGTTGGACTTCTCGGCCAGCAGATCCATCTTGCGGGTGGCCACCGCCACCTTCGACGTGCTCGCCGACAGGGCGGCGGTGATGCGATCGGCCTCGGCGATCTGCGAGTTCAGGTAGATGCCGGTGAGCGGAGCGTCGTCGACGACCCCCCCGGTGCCGCCGCCGGAACTCTGTCTACCGGGTTCGCTCGAACGGGCCGGCGGTCGGATCGGGGCAGCCGGGCGGATCGGGGTGACGCTCGGTTTCGGCGTGGGTTTGGGGGACGGGGAGGTCCCCGGAGTCGACGCGGGGTCTGGTGTGCTGCTGGTCTGAGGGGTGGGTGTCGGTGTCGGCTCGACACTGGGTGTGGGCGACGGCTCCTCGGTGGGGACCGGATCTGTCGGGTCGGTGGCGAACACACCGGGGAGCCGAGCCGTCGCGGGCGACTGCGCAGCGGCTGTCGATACCGTCCCGACGAGGGCAGCGGCGAGTGCCGCGGCCCCCACCGCGGTCCCGATCCTGTGTGCCCAGAGCACGTGCCTGGCCTTCCTGACGACAGATCGTGGCATCGCGGGGCACCACGTCGACGCCCCTGCTGTCCGACGGAGTCAAGACTAGGCGCTCAGGTGCCGGTCGACCACGGCTTCGGTGAACTCATTTCCGCAACGAACGGCGGCCTGTCGTCCACAGAGGCGCAGGGCGAGGGTCGTCATCCACAGCCGAGTCGCGAGGGGTGCGCAGCGGCGCTGGGAGCAGCAGGCTGGGGTCGCGGCCGGGAATGCGCCTCGGACCGAGGAGCACGCGGTGGACGATGGGGGGTCAGGGCATGGGCGACGAGGTCAACGTGGTGCCGCTGGTCGGGCGGGTATCGGCGGTGGGGGAGCCGCGCGAACGTCCCAGTGGGGGACGGCGTGGTCATGGTTCGGGTGGTGGTGCCCCGCCCTCCTCGGCGAGCCAGGGGCGCAACCGTCGACACCATCGACGTCGCGTGCTGGTCGGTCAGGGCGCGGCGCGGGGCCTCGAGGTGCACTGTGGGCGACGAGGTCGAGGTGGAGGGCTCCTTGCGCCGACGCTTCTTCCGGGCCGGAGGGGGTGTCGCGAGCCGGTACGAGGAGGCCAGCGCGGTGAAGAGGCGACCCGCGCGGTGAGGAGGCGGCCAGCGCAGTGAAGAGGCGGCCGGGCGTGAACCGGGGCTCAGCTGCGCTCGTCGAGCATGCGCTGCAGGAGCGTGATCTCCGAGGCCTGGGCGTTCGAGATCGCGGCGGCCAGAGTGCGCACCTCGCTGGTTCGGGCCTGGGCCAGCGCCGCGTCGGCCATGGCGACCCCACCCTCGTGGTGGGCGATCATCAGGGTCAGGAACAGCCGCTCGGCAGCCAGGCCCTCAGCCGCGCGCAGTTCGTCGAGCTGAGCACGTGTCGCCATTCCCGGCATGGTTCCGTCCGGACGAGTGTGCGCCTTGGCGTGCTCGTCGCCCACCCACGCCATCGGTTCGCCACTGCCGGTCTGGGGAAGGCCCCACTGCACGAGCCAGCCGTACATCTGGCCAGCCTGCTGCTGCTGGCTGGTGAGGATGTCATAGGCCACGGTTCGCAGCTCCTCGTCGTCGGAGCGCTCTCGCACGAGCAGCGCCATCTCGACCGCTTGGGCATGGTGCGTTTGCATGTCCCTCGAGAAGCCGGCGTCGGCCCCGAAGTCCGAGGGTGCCGAGTTGCGGGTGTGCATGAACCACGACGCGCCCAGGGCACCGACCAGCGCCGCGACGACGGCGACGACCACGAGGGTGGTCCGGCTCGCGGCCGGTGCCGCGGGACCGAGCGAGGAACCGTTCACCGTTGCCTCACCCGGTGGTGGTCGGCACTTCGCCGTCGCTGCCGCCGGTGCAGGCCGCGCCGGGCTCGGGGGTGTTCGGGCCCTGGCGGAACTCCTTGATGAACACCTCCAAGCGGGGGTCGCTGGCGCCCGTCAGCTCGATCTGGGTGCCCCAGGCGCTGGCGACGACGGGGGAGGGGAGGCCCTCACGAGGGGAGAGCACCATGTAGGTGTCGGGGATCGCGTCCTCGAGCGCCTTGACCTGGTCGGCCGGCAGGTCGGGGCGGTAGGTCACCCACACGGCGCCGTGCTCGAGGGAGTGCACCGCGAGCTCATCGGGGACCGGCTGGGGGTAGACACCGCAGTTGAGCCATGCGGGGTGGTGATCGCCACCGACGGGCGGACTCTGCTCGTAGGTCACGGGTTCGGTCGTGTGCTCGCGGGTCACATCGAACCTCTTCACGGCATCCAGTGACGGCCGCGTGGAGACGTCGCGCCAGACGGTGAAGCCGACGGCACCGGCGATGAGGGCCACGACCGTGGTCACGGCACCGATGAGGATCAGGCGCGATCGGCGTTCCTTCGCCTGTTGCGCCTGTCGCAGCTCATCGACCTTGGCCCGACCTGCGCGAGCACCACTCTTGCCCTTGGACGACGCACTCACCCTGCTGCTCCTTTGACTGCCGAGACCCGATCGAGGGCCCATTGTCACCCGAGAACGTGGAAGGCTTGACCATCGTGCCCGCGTGGGGGAGTCGTGGAGCTCAGAGGCCAAGCACCGCGCGGGCGATGAGCAAGTAGATGATCAGCCCGCTCGCGTCGACGAAGGTGGTGATGAAGGGGTTGGAGAAGACGGCGGGGTCGACCTTGATGGCCCGGGCGGCAAGGGGCATGACGCCACCGTTGGTCGCGGCGAGCGTGCAGACCGCCACCAGGGTCAGCCCGATGACGGTGGCGACCTGCACGTCGTAGAACACGCTGGTCAAGGCGAAGCCCAGGGCTCCGAGCAGGACGCCGAGCAGCACGCCGACCCGCAGCTCGCGCAGCAGCACGGCCAACAGGTCTGCCGGACGCACGTCACCAAGGGCCAGCGCGCGGGTGACCGTCGTCGCGGCCTGGTTCCCGGTGTTGCCACCGGTTCCGATGAGCAGCGGGACGAACAGCGCCAGGACCGTCACCTCCTCGAGGGTGTCCTCGAAGACCGAGAGGACCTGCACCGTCAAGGAGGCGCCGACGGCGAGGACGAACAGCCAGACGACGCGCGAGCGCACGATGCTCGTGATCGGCGTGGACAGGTATGGGCGCTGGAGCGGCTCGACACCGCCTTGGCGGGCGAGGTCCTCGGAGTCCTCACGTTCCGGGGCCATGAGTGATCCGACGACGTCGTCGTCCGCGCCACCGAGAAGGTCCCGGAGGCTGACGACACCGATGACCCGACGCTCCTCGTCGACCACCGGCAGGGTGTAGACGGTCTCGGCATCGGCCACCCGTTGCCTGACCGCGGCCAAGGTCGGTCCGACGCTGTCCTGCGGGTGGGTCACCACGTACTCCGGGCTCATCCGCCGGCCGATGGACTCGTGCGGGTAGCCGAGGATCGCGGCCGTGAGTCGTCGCTCGTCGTCCGGCAGTCCCTGCAGCAGTCGCTGCGCGACCGTGGCAGGTAGTTCATCGATCAACCACATGCGGTCGTCGGGGTCGAGGTCGGCGAACAGGGCCACCACCTCGCTGTCCTGCACCCCCTGGACGAGTTCACCCTGGAGGGAGGGCTGGAGCGCCTCGAAGACGTCGAGCGCCTGCTGTTTGGGCAACAGGCGGTACACGACGGCTCGCTGGCGCGTGCTCAGCCGTTCGACGAGGTCGATGACGGCGCGGGTCGACAGGCCGGAGACCACCGTGGACAGGGCGCTGAGGTCGTCGCGCGCCAACAGGTGGGTGGGCCCACGCGACGCGGTGTCGCTCGCGTTCGCGCGTGGCCAGTACGGCGTGGCCGTCGAACCATGATCCGGAAGCGCTGCCAGGCCCAATCGGACCGTCAGGGCGCAACGCCGATAATCAACATTATGTCATTTCGTAGTCTGCGTATTGCATCAGCTGAAACACTGCGGTCGGTCTGGCCCACTACCCCACGGGCTTTGGAACTGCGGTTCGCCTTCTCACGCATTGCGGCAACCAAGGCATTTCTTGGCCCAGGTGGGGTCCTGGGGCACGCAGACAAGCGCGACTATCAGCACGTGACGCTCACACTGAGTTGGCGACTGAACGTGTCACGGGCGCCCTTGAAAACACTTAGCCTCCTCCACGCTGATAAGCCCGCCGAGCCATGGGCACGCTACGCCGGGCGATCTGCGTGGTGGGCGGGGCCCCAACACGACGGGGTCGTTCGCGACGAGGTCGGTCGACCCCAGCGCCCGCGCGGAGCGACGGGAAGAGTCCCTACCAAGCAGCCCAGACTCTCGCAGCGCGCGCTGACGTTCCGTTCGTCGGACGTAGGTCGGGGCACGGATGGGAGCTGTTGGTCGACGTGGACAGCGGAAGGATGGCCCGAACCGGTCGACAGCATCTTCAATGGGATAGAAGGTTCAACAATCGACGCAACCAAGGCGTTAACCGCTTCTGGAGCCAAGAGGCATAATACTCTTCGCGCGGGCCAGCCAGGAACGCGCAACTGGACCTCTCAGCAGCGTGCTGACATACTTGCCGGCAGACGTCCGCAGTTCAATGGCGAAACTATCGAGGGGCCATCACATGCACAACGCGCTGGATCACCCGCATATCGCCGACAATGCGAACAATATTTATCCCGCCACCTGGAATGAGCACTCTACTCGCTGGCATGGTGGAAATTGGCAAAATGAAACTTGCGGCAGACCGAACGACCCCTCATTTCCAGAGGACTTCTAGACATGTCGGTCATAGCAATTGTATCTGGAAGTACCTCATGGCCGACGAAGGCCGCGCTAGAGTTCAAGAATGTGACTGGTGTCGCACCTTCGAAGGTGCGATCGGACATAGAGGCGAGAAGACCTATTTTCGAGCGTGAACTCTTTATGAATGACCATAATGCGGTTGCTGGGCAGCTTCGGTCGATCATAAAGATCGATTCAACATATTGGCTTGGACTAGAATACTCCAAATTGCAGCCCGGACAGAACTTCGATACGGCCCCACTGGGTCCGGCTCATATTGATGCTGAAATTCTGGAAAACATGCTGTCAGCGGCGGCCGGGGAATTTGAAGACGAAATCTAGCCTTTTGAAGTGTGGATCAAGTGTCTTTGACAGGGTGAGGATGTCCGGGGTCATTCCGTCGCGCTCGACGGCGAACATCGTGCCGGTGCGACCGAGCCCGGTCTGGGCCTCGTCCACGACGAGAAGCATCCCGCGGGCCCGGCAGTGGTCCGCGAGCGCAGCGAGGTAGCCCTCGGGCAGCTCGAGCACGCCGCCCGTGCTGAGGATCGGTTCGGCGATGAAGGCCGCCAGGCTCCCGGACGACTGACGGTCGACCAGGTCGAAGGCGTCGTCCAGTTCCGCCTGCCAGTTCTAGCCGGACGCCCCGACTCGTGCCACTTGAGGGTTGGTCGTCGGTTCTGTACGGGCCGCGCAGCAGGTCGGGCGCCAGGATCGCGAACGTCCCGACACCCATCGGGCCGTACCCGCGACGACCGAAGGCATAGGTCGACCCCGCTGCTCCCCGGTGACGCCGTGCCAGCTCTGCGCGAAGGCCACGACCTCGTGCCGCCCGGTGACCAGCTTGGCCAAGCGCAGCGCGGCCTCGTTGGACTCGGCACCCGTGCTGTGGAACATCGCCCGATCCGGCTCGGACAGCATGGACGAGTGCAGGTGGTCCAGAGTCCGCACGGACTCGGTGACCGCCGCGACTGCTCATCCGGGGATCGTCCTCCACGTTCGCCCCTCCGGGTCGGGGTGTGCCGGTGTCAGGCCCGCAGGGCCTGCGCGAGGGAGCGGAAGTCCTCGACGAGCGTGGACATGTCCTCGTCGGTGGTGACGAGCGAGACGAGCCACTGCTCGTCGAGACCGGGTGGCGTGAGGATGCCGCGGTTGACGCCCCACAACCACGAGAGCTCGGCCAGCCGGAAGTCGGTGGCCTTGTAGTCGCGGTAGTTGCGCACCGGGGTCGTCGACCACGTGACGCAACCCTTGACCCCGAGGCCCACCGTGTGGGCCGGCAGCTCGTACTCGTCGATGATCGCGTCGATGGCCTGAAGAGCACGGATGTTCACCGCCTCGGCCTCGGCCAGCGCCTCCGGGGTGCAGATCTCGTCGACGGCCTTGGCAGCCGCCATCACGAGCGGGTTGCCGTTGTAGGTGCCGAAGTGCGCCATCCGGCCGTCGACCACGACCTCCATGACCTCACGCCGCCCGCCGAAGGCAGCCAGCGGCAGACCGCCACCGATGGACTTGGCCAGGGTGATGAGGTCGGGCTTGACACCCAGGCGCTGAGCCGCCCCCGCAGCGCCGGCGGTGAGTCCGGTCTTGACCTCGTCGAAGATGAGGACGACACCGTGCTCGTCACACAGCTCACGGACTGCCGCGAGGTAGCCCGCGTCCGGGACGACGATCGACAGGTTCTCGATGACCGGCTCGACGACGAAGGCGGCGATCTCTGCGCCGTGCTCCTCAAGGACCCGCGTCAGCTGGCCGAGGTCGTTGTAGGCGACGACGTGGACGGTGCCGGCCTCGACGTCGAAGGGCACCTGCGGGGTCGGGGCGTCCGCCGGGCCGATCTCGTCGAGCCCCGGCTTCACCGAGATCTGGAGACCGTCGTAGCCACCGTGGTAGCCGCCCTCGACCTTCACGATCGCCTTGCGCCCGGTGTAGGCGCGCGCACAGCGGATGGCGTACATGAGCGACTCGGTGCCGGAGTTGGTGAACCGGATCATGTCGAGCTGAAAGCGCTGGCAGAAGCGCTCGCTCATCTCCGTCGCCTGCGGCGAGGGGGTCACGAACAGCGTGCCCGTCTCGGTGAGTGCCTCGGTGACCGCGGCGACCACCGTCGGGTTGAGGTGACCGACGAGCATGGCCCCGAACCCCATCGACAGGTCGAGCATGCGGTTGCCGTCGACATCGGTCAGCCACGCGCCCCGCGCGGAGGCGACGCTGATCGGGTACGGGTCCCAGTGCTGGAACGAGCTCGTCACACCGAGCGGCAGGGACTGGCTGGCCCGCTTGTTGTGCTCCCCGGAGCCTGCCGACCACGTCTCGAACCGCTCCCACTCCTGCGCGAGCAACCGCTCGACGACGGAAGGATCCACCGGTCGGGTCCGCGCCGGGAGGCGACGGTAGGTCGCCGGGTCGTGCTCGGGCAGCGTCGGCGCGGCTGCGTCCAGCGTGTTCTCGGTCATTGTGTGACTCTCCTCCCCCACCCTCGGGGCGGGATCGTGGTGCGGTGTCGGGCCAGCCTAGCGCCGGATCGCGACGATGACCTACTGATCCCATGGCGTTGCGCCAGACCGGCCTACGGATTCAGCCGTCAGGGATGGCGATGACCGGTGGTAACGACAGCAATTCACTCGATTCGGGCGTCGAACCCGCTGGCGCCGTCTGCCACGCTGGGGTTGCACCGACACCACCTACGCTTGCGGACACCATGCAGTGTGACCACTTCGACGCCGGACGCTGCCGCTCCTGCACGCTGATGGGCGTTCCCTACGCCCAGCAGCTGGCCGACAAGGAGCGGCGCGTGGCCGACGTGCTCGCGCCCGTCGCCCCCGACCTGCTCTGGGTCGACCCGGCCCGCAGCCCCGCCTCGCACTACCGGAACAAGGCCAAGCTGGTCGTGGGCGGCACCGCCGGGCACCCGACCCTCGGCATCCTCGACCACCGGGGCCGCGGCATCGACCTGCGCGACTGCGGCCTCTACGAACCCGGCCTCGCGGCGACCTTCGGCCCGCTGCACGATCTCGTGGCCCGTCTCGGGCTCGAGCCCTACGACGTGCCCGCCCGCCGCGGCGAGCTGAAGTACCTCCTGGTCACCCACTCCCCCGGCGGCGAACAGCTGGTGCGCTTCGTCCTTCGCTCGCAGCGCCACCTCGCCGCCATCCGCGCAGCCCTCCCTACCCTGCTCCACGCGCTGCCCTCGGTGCGGGTGGTGACGGCCAACCTGCATCCGGAGCACAAGGCCGTCCTCGAGGGCGACACCGAGATCGCCCTGACCCCGCAGACCAGCTTGCCGATGACCGTCGGCGACGTCACCCTCCAGCTCGGTCCGCGCTCGTTCTTCCAGACCAACACCACCGTCGCTGCCGCGCTCTACCGGCAGGCCCTCGACTGGGTCGATGCGGCCGCGCCCACCGTCGTGTGGGACCTGTACTGCGGGGTCGGCGGGTTCGCCCTCCACGCGGCCGCACCCGGGCGCACCGTGGTCGGCGTGGAGACGTCCTCGGATGCCGTGGCCGCCGCGCGTCGCGCTCTCGCCGAGGGGCCGGATGCCGGGCACGTCGAGTTCGTCGTCGGCGACGCGACGACGACCACCGTGGAGCCGGCCCCGGACCTCGTGGTGGTCAACCCCCCTCGGCGCGGGATCGGGCCCGACCTCGCGGCCTGGCTCGACGCCTCACCGGCACGCCACGTCATCTACTCCAGCTGCAACGTGGCGACCCTCGCCCGTGACCTGGCCGCGATGCCGTCCCTGCGAGCGCTCACCGGGCGCGTGTTCGACATGTTCCCGCAGACGCCGCACACCGAGGTGATGGTGCTGCTGGAACGAACCGCCACGCCGTCCTGACGCATCATCGGCGTTTGCGCGCGCCCACCAGGCGCACGCCGAACGACAGGAGTCCACCCATGAGCAGAACCTTCCTGCGCGCCGCTGCCGCCGTGGCCGGCACGACTTTGGCCGTCGGCACGGTCGTCGCCGGGAGCGCCAGCGCCACTCCCAGCCCCGACGGCGGCATCCCCACCTTCCAGGAGTTCGTCGGCTCGACGTTCCAGGACGAGGACCGCGGCTACATCGTCAACGGTGACGAGCCGGCCACGACCAAGGGCGACCTGCGCCGGTTCTACGACGCCATGGTCACCGAGACCACCACCCCCATCGACGGCCTCATCGTCAACACGGTGCGCGGCGCCGACGACAAGTGGACTGCCAGCCCGGCCCTGAACCTCACCTACTGCGTCAGCACGAAGTTCAGCGGTGACTACGAGCGGGTCAAGACGGCCATGGCGGCCGGTGCAGCCCAGTGGGAGGCCGCGACGAGCAACGTGAACTTCACGTACGTGCCGGCCCAGGACAGGTCCTGCACCACCCGCAACACCAACGTCGTCTCCTCGGTGGAGCCCACCAAGACCTCGCAGTACATCGCCCGGGCGTTCTTCCCGAGCTCGAGCAAGTCCTCGCGCAACGCGCTCGTCAACGCCAAGAGCCTGTACTCGTCCGGGTCGTGGGACCCCGAGCAACCTCGACATGACGTCGAGTGACCGCACCGGCATCCGGGCACTGTACGGCGGCACCGGCAACTGACCGTCGGGTCACCCCACCGGCCCGGCGTGCCTCACTCGAAGCGCGCCGGGTCACCCGCCCCGACCCGCACCACCTCGGCGGACCCGCTGGACAGGTCGACCACGGTCGTGGGCTCGGTGCCACACTCCCCCGAGTCGATGACGACGTCGACGACGTGGTCGAGCTCCTCCTTGACCGCCCAGCCGTCGGTCATCGGATCCTTCTCGCCGGGCAGGATCAACGTCGAGGACAGCAGCGGCTCCCCGAGCTCGGCGAGCAGGGCGCGCACCACCGGGTGCTCGGGGATGCGCACCCCCACGGTGCGCTTCTTCGGGTGCAGCAGCCGCCGCGGCACCTCGGACGTCCCCGGCAGGATGAAGGTGTAGGGCCCCGGCGTCGACGCCTTGACGGCCCGGAACACCGCGTTGTCGACGTGCACGAGCTGACCCAGCTGGGCGAAGTCCCGGCACACCAGGGTGAAGTGGTGCTTGTCGTCCAGCCGGCGGATCGCGAGGATGCTCTCCTTGGCGTGCTGGTTGCCCATCATCGCCCCGAGGGCGTAGCCCGAGTCGGTCGGGTACGCGATCAAGCCGCCCTCTCGCAACACGCTCACGGCCTGCGCCATGGCGCGCGGCTGGGGGTCGACCGGATGGACGTCGAGGTAGCGGGCCATGACGACACGATAGGCCCGGGACGCCCCGGATGCCGTCGCGCGGCCACCCGGGCATCCCCCTCACGGACGGCGCAGCCCCCGGTCCCACAGCTCGATGGTCTGGATGACCCAGAACACGGCGA encodes the following:
- a CDS encoding L-threonylcarbamoyladenylate synthase — protein: MARYLDVHPVDPQPRAMAQAVSVLREGGLIAYPTDSGYALGAMMGNQHAKESILAIRRLDDKHHFTLVCRDFAQLGQLVHVDNAVFRAVKASTPGPYTFILPGTSEVPRRLLHPKKRTVGVRIPEHPVVRALLAELGEPLLSSTLILPGEKDPMTDGWAVKEELDHVVDVVIDSGECGTEPTTVVDLSSGSAEVVRVGAGDPARFE